CGCAGGTAGTAGAAGAAGTTGGAGCCGATGACGTGGCGCCCGAGTCCCCAGCCGGGCTGCCAGCCCTTCTCGGTCATCCGGACCGCCCCCATCGCGATCTCGTCCACGCTGCCTACCTGGAACGAGGCGTGGTGGAAGCCCGGAGCGTGCGACGACAGGAGGGCCAGCGTGTGGTGATCGGTGTTGCACCGCAGGAAGGCGATGATCCCCCGCGAGCGGTCGGAGAGCTTCATGCCGAGCGTCTCGATGTAGAAGCGCATCGCGCGCTCCATGTCAGGGGTGAAGAGCAGGGTGTGGCCCAGGCGGCGCGGGGTGATCCGCTGACCGCGCGCCGGATAGCCGCGCACCGCCTCGCGCTGGACGTAGCCGGGGCCGTTGAGGGTGGGCGGAGGATCGACCGGCTCCGCGGGCGGCGCCTCGTCGCGCACGTTGACCGCGTTGCCGTCGGGATCACGGAACCAGAGGCCGCCTTCCGGCGCGC
The Candidatus Methylomirabilota bacterium DNA segment above includes these coding regions:
- a CDS encoding VOC family protein; this encodes MAVRSFLHYALEVPDPTVGQRFYEDFGLVDGGASGDSVRLRPERLGRDAVLLYGGKRKRLHHLCYGAPGEDFARVREAIRRAGVAETDAPPGAPEGGLWFRDPDGNAVNVRDEAPPAEPVDPPPTLNGPGYVQREAVRGYPARGQRITPRRLGHTLLFTPDMERAMRFYIETLGMKLSDRSRGIIAFLRCNTDHHTLALLSSHAPGFHHASFQVGSVDEIAMGAVRMTEKGWQPGWGLGRHVIGSNFFYYLRDPWGSFSEYYFDLDYIPERCAWEPRDFPPEDALYVWGPSCPADFGENKEVWT